Proteins encoded by one window of Marixanthomonas sp. SCSIO 43207:
- the cysS gene encoding cysteine--tRNA ligase: MKLYEQQELSIYNSISKKKEKFTPINEGAVGMYVCGPTVYSNVHLGNCRTFLSFDLVFRYLKHLGYKVRYVRNITDAGHLENDGESGDDPILKKARIEQLEPMEVVQKYTVDFHTIMHTFNAHPPSIEPTATGHIIEQIQIVENIIKQGFAYEKNGSVYFDVMKYNESKQYGILSGRKLEDMIANTRELAAQSDKKNPQDFALWKKAEPQHIMRWPSPWSDGFPGWHLECTVMSTKYLGNQFDIHGGGMDLKFPHHECEIAQAEAANGQNPVNYWVHANMLTLNGKKMSKSTGNFILPKDMFTGDNDIFNKPFPPTVVKFFMYQAQYRSILDFSKEALEASEKGFYRLMDAYRAIGGVKTSESSSIDVTRWRQSCYDAMNDDFNSPILIAQLFEATKFINALLDNTETITEKDLQLLQQTMQDFIFDVLGLVDIAENNTQDGNKLNETIELLIELRNQARANKDFATSDRIRDELQKVGIQLKDGKEGTTFSLS; this comes from the coding sequence ATGAAACTTTACGAACAACAAGAACTAAGTATTTACAATTCTATCTCTAAGAAAAAAGAGAAGTTTACACCTATTAATGAAGGCGCTGTTGGTATGTACGTATGTGGTCCAACCGTTTACAGTAATGTTCACTTAGGTAATTGTCGTACTTTTTTATCTTTTGATCTTGTTTTTCGGTACCTAAAACATCTTGGGTACAAAGTTCGTTACGTTCGTAACATTACCGATGCCGGTCACCTTGAAAATGATGGTGAAAGTGGTGATGATCCCATCTTGAAAAAAGCTCGCATCGAGCAACTTGAGCCTATGGAAGTGGTTCAAAAATATACAGTGGATTTTCATACCATCATGCATACTTTTAATGCCCACCCACCAAGTATTGAACCCACTGCCACAGGGCATATTATAGAACAAATTCAAATAGTTGAAAACATCATAAAACAAGGATTCGCTTATGAAAAAAACGGTTCTGTTTATTTTGATGTTATGAAATATAATGAAAGCAAGCAATACGGCATCTTAAGTGGTAGAAAGCTAGAAGATATGATTGCCAACACTCGTGAACTTGCAGCGCAAAGTGATAAGAAAAACCCTCAAGACTTTGCCCTTTGGAAAAAAGCCGAGCCTCAACACATTATGCGCTGGCCTTCACCTTGGAGTGATGGTTTCCCAGGTTGGCATTTAGAATGTACTGTGATGAGTACAAAATATTTAGGCAATCAATTTGATATTCACGGAGGTGGTATGGACTTAAAATTCCCACACCACGAATGTGAAATTGCTCAAGCTGAAGCTGCCAACGGACAAAACCCCGTAAATTATTGGGTGCACGCCAATATGCTTACCCTTAACGGTAAAAAAATGTCAAAATCTACCGGAAACTTTATTTTACCAAAAGATATGTTTACCGGTGACAATGATATTTTTAATAAACCCTTCCCTCCTACTGTGGTTAAGTTTTTTATGTACCAAGCACAGTATCGAAGTATTTTAGATTTTTCAAAAGAAGCACTAGAAGCTTCTGAAAAAGGGTTTTACCGTTTAATGGATGCGTATCGCGCTATTGGTGGCGTAAAAACTTCTGAAAGTAGCAGTATTGATGTAACTCGATGGCGTCAATCATGTTATGATGCCATGAATGACGACTTTAATAGTCCTATTCTTATTGCACAATTGTTTGAAGCTACTAAGTTTATTAATGCTTTGCTAGACAACACTGAAACAATTACTGAAAAAGACTTGCAACTATTACAACAAACTATGCAAGATTTTATTTTTGATGTTTTAGGTTTAGTAGACATTGCTGAAAATAACACTCAAGATGGAAACAAACTTAATGAAACCATTGAGCTGTTAATTGAGCTTAGAAACCAAGCACGAGCAAATAAAGACTTTGCAACAAGCGATCGCATACGTGATGAATTGCAAAAAGTAGGGATACAACTTAAAGACGGCAAAGAAGGCACTACCTTTTCACTTTCTTAA
- a CDS encoding acyl-CoA-binding protein, with product MNDKELDIAFQKAVDSINQHTEPFPADVLLRLYAYYKRATSDTDSSNSSKPLISAFKTNALFQTRGMSSREAKLKYIEAVNTYFLYRK from the coding sequence ATGAACGATAAAGAATTAGATATTGCTTTTCAAAAAGCTGTTGATAGCATAAATCAACATACCGAGCCGTTCCCTGCCGATGTTTTATTGAGATTATATGCCTACTATAAGAGAGCAACAAGTGATACAGATTCTTCAAATAGCAGCAAGCCGCTTATTTCTGCATTTAAGACCAATGCCCTTTTTCAAACTCGAGGAATGAGTTCTCGTGAAGCAAAACTTAAGTATATTGAAGCGGTTAACACCTACTTTCTGTACAGAAAATAA
- a CDS encoding valine--tRNA ligase: MAIEAKYNAQNTENKWYKYWMEQGYFHSEVNEKEPYAIVIPPPNVTGVLHMGHMLNNTLQDVLIRRARLKGYNACWVPGTDHASIATEAKVVAKLKNEGIDKNSLSREEFLEHAWEWTHKHGGIILEQLKKLGASCDWERTKFTMDDDMSASVIKVFVDLYKKGHIYRGYRMVNWDPQAKTTLSDEEVVHIEKQGNLYYLKYKIEGSDESLTIATTRPETILGDTAICINPNDERFTHLKGKKAIVPICNRVIPIIEDEYVDLEFGTGCLKVTPAHDENDKMLGDKHNLEVIDILNDDATLNEHGLHYQGKDRFVVRKEIVAELKELGVLQKVEQHTNKVGTSERTGAVIEPKLSDQWFLKMKELAQPALDSVLEKDIQLVPEKFINTYRHWMENVRDWNISRQLWWGHQIPAYYYGNGKEEFVVAETAEEALTLAQEKSGNAALKLSDLVQDADALDTWFSSWLWPISVFNGILEPDNDEINYYYPTKDLVTAPEILFFWVARMIIAGYEYRNEKPFSSVYLTGIVRDKQRRKMSKSLGNSPDPIELMDKYGADGVRVGMLLSSPAGNDLMFEEDLCKQGSGFVNKIWNAYRLIDGWEISEEKAETKTDSIAINWYQNKFAKTLAEIEDHYSKYRISDALMATYKLVWDDFCSWFLEMVKPAYGEPISAVTYKKVIAILEDNLKILHPFVPFVSEEVWQHITKRSKEEALIIAEWPTNMSYDEKIIDEFDFASEVISGIRTIRKEKNISFKDEISVSVINNEKAESSFDSVIAKLGNLSELKYVSEKVEGALTFRVKSNEYFVPIEGAINVEDEIAKLSEELKYTEGFLKSVQGKLKNERFVNNAPEKVVEIERKKEADALAKIETLKASLASLQ; encoded by the coding sequence ATGGCAATAGAGGCAAAATATAACGCTCAAAATACTGAAAACAAGTGGTATAAGTACTGGATGGAACAAGGGTATTTTCATTCAGAAGTAAATGAAAAAGAACCTTATGCTATTGTCATCCCTCCACCCAATGTAACGGGGGTTTTACATATGGGGCATATGTTGAATAATACACTTCAAGATGTATTAATACGAAGAGCCCGTCTTAAAGGATATAATGCGTGTTGGGTACCAGGAACTGATCACGCCTCAATTGCTACCGAAGCTAAAGTTGTAGCCAAGCTGAAAAATGAAGGTATTGATAAGAATTCATTGTCTCGTGAAGAATTTTTAGAACATGCATGGGAATGGACGCATAAACACGGAGGAATCATTCTTGAGCAACTTAAAAAACTAGGGGCTTCTTGCGACTGGGAACGTACAAAATTTACTATGGATGACGATATGTCAGCCTCAGTAATCAAAGTTTTTGTTGATTTATATAAAAAAGGTCACATTTATCGAGGATACCGAATGGTAAATTGGGATCCACAGGCCAAGACAACCTTGTCTGATGAAGAAGTTGTTCACATAGAAAAACAAGGAAATCTTTACTATTTAAAATATAAAATAGAAGGTAGTGATGAGTCATTAACCATTGCTACGACACGTCCCGAAACCATACTGGGTGATACCGCTATTTGTATTAATCCTAATGATGAACGGTTTACACATTTAAAAGGTAAAAAAGCTATTGTGCCTATTTGCAATCGGGTTATCCCCATAATTGAAGATGAGTATGTAGATCTAGAATTTGGTACAGGTTGTTTAAAGGTAACACCGGCACATGATGAAAATGATAAAATGCTGGGCGATAAACATAACCTAGAGGTTATTGATATTTTAAATGATGACGCAACACTTAATGAGCATGGGTTACACTATCAAGGAAAAGATCGGTTTGTAGTAAGAAAAGAAATTGTAGCCGAATTAAAAGAACTTGGGGTTTTACAAAAAGTAGAGCAACATACTAATAAAGTAGGAACTAGTGAACGTACAGGAGCTGTTATTGAGCCCAAGTTAAGTGATCAATGGTTCTTAAAAATGAAAGAACTAGCACAACCAGCTTTAGATTCAGTATTAGAGAAAGATATTCAATTAGTACCTGAAAAATTTATAAATACCTACCGGCACTGGATGGAGAACGTTCGTGACTGGAATATTTCACGTCAATTATGGTGGGGACATCAAATACCAGCCTATTACTACGGAAACGGAAAAGAAGAATTTGTAGTAGCTGAAACTGCCGAAGAAGCCTTAACATTGGCTCAAGAAAAATCTGGTAATGCAGCGTTAAAACTATCAGATTTGGTTCAAGATGCAGATGCTCTAGATACTTGGTTTTCTTCTTGGTTATGGCCTATAAGTGTTTTTAACGGAATTCTAGAGCCAGATAATGACGAGATAAACTACTATTATCCTACCAAAGACTTAGTGACAGCCCCAGAAATTTTATTCTTTTGGGTAGCCAGAATGATTATAGCGGGTTATGAATATCGAAATGAAAAACCGTTCAGTAGTGTTTACTTAACCGGAATTGTACGTGATAAACAACGCCGTAAAATGAGTAAATCACTGGGTAATTCGCCAGATCCTATAGAGTTAATGGATAAATATGGAGCAGATGGTGTACGAGTAGGAATGTTATTAAGTTCACCTGCCGGAAATGATTTAATGTTTGAAGAAGACTTATGTAAGCAAGGGAGTGGATTTGTAAATAAAATTTGGAACGCCTACAGATTAATCGACGGGTGGGAAATTTCAGAAGAAAAAGCAGAAACCAAAACAGATTCGATAGCTATCAATTGGTATCAAAATAAATTTGCAAAAACCTTAGCCGAAATTGAAGATCATTACAGTAAATATAGAATTAGTGATGCGTTAATGGCTACTTATAAACTAGTTTGGGATGATTTCTGTTCTTGGTTTTTAGAAATGGTAAAACCTGCATACGGTGAGCCTATATCGGCAGTAACGTATAAAAAGGTGATTGCAATTCTAGAAGATAACCTTAAAATTTTACATCCATTTGTGCCATTTGTTTCAGAAGAAGTTTGGCAACACATTACAAAACGATCAAAAGAAGAGGCGCTAATTATTGCTGAATGGCCAACAAATATGAGTTATGATGAAAAAATCATTGATGAGTTTGATTTTGCTTCAGAAGTAATTTCAGGTATTCGTACCATTCGTAAAGAAAAAAATATCTCTTTTAAAGATGAAATTTCAGTATCTGTAATTAATAATGAAAAAGCCGAAAGCTCTTTTGATTCGGTAATTGCAAAGCTTGGAAATCTTTCAGAATTAAAATATGTTTCAGAAAAAGTGGAAGGTGCACTTACCTTTAGAGTAAAAAGTAATGAATACTTTGTGCCAATAGAAGGTGCTATTAATGTTGAGGATGAAATAGCTAAACTTTCAGAAGAATTAAAATATACTGAAGGATTTTTGAAAAGCGTACAAGGCAAGCTTAAAAATGAGCGTTTTGTTAATAATGCTCCTGAAAAGGTAGTTGAAATAGAGCGTAAAAAAGAAGCTGATGCTCTAGCAAAAATAGAAACCTTAAAGGCAAGTTTGGCTTCTTTGCAATAG
- a CDS encoding 30S ribosomal protein THX, with product MGKGDKKTKRGKIAIGSYGKLRPKRGKFKIKPKTVKGSKNK from the coding sequence ATGGGTAAAGGTGACAAAAAAACAAAACGCGGAAAAATAGCAATAGGAAGCTATGGCAAATTAAGACCTAAACGCGGAAAATTTAAAATTAAACCCAAAACCGTTAAGGGTTCAAAAAATAAATAA
- the trpA gene encoding tryptophan synthase subunit alpha — MRRLQETLQQDKKILSIYFTAGYPNLEDTIPVLKSLEENGVDLVEIGLPFSDPLADGPTIQASSTEALKNGMSTSVLFDQLQNVRDHISIPLIIMGYFNPILQYGVEAFCEKCAEIGIDGLILPDLPLEEYNLHYKQLFEKHNLAVIFLITPQTSIERIHDIDKASKEFIYMVSSASTTGGTSGFSEKQESYFNKIEGLQLKSQQLVGFGINNSETFLKATSKAKGAIIGSAFISMLSKEGLQGIPSFVKQFK; from the coding sequence ATGAGACGTTTACAAGAAACATTACAACAAGATAAAAAAATACTATCTATTTATTTTACTGCCGGATATCCAAATCTAGAAGACACTATTCCGGTATTAAAATCACTAGAAGAAAACGGTGTTGATCTAGTTGAAATAGGTCTACCCTTTAGCGATCCTTTGGCCGATGGCCCCACCATACAAGCAAGCTCAACTGAAGCCCTAAAAAATGGTATGAGTACATCAGTTTTATTTGATCAACTACAGAATGTTCGCGATCACATTTCTATACCTTTAATCATTATGGGGTATTTTAATCCTATTTTACAATATGGTGTAGAAGCTTTTTGTGAAAAATGTGCAGAAATAGGTATCGATGGGCTAATTTTACCAGACTTACCCTTAGAAGAATACAATTTACACTATAAGCAATTGTTTGAAAAACATAATCTTGCGGTTATATTTTTAATTACTCCACAAACTTCAATAGAGAGAATTCACGACATTGATAAAGCCTCAAAAGAATTTATTTATATGGTGAGTAGCGCTAGTACTACAGGAGGCACCTCTGGTTTTTCAGAAAAGCAAGAATCATACTTTAATAAAATTGAAGGTTTACAATTAAAAAGTCAACAACTAGTTGGTTTTGGTATTAACAATTCAGAAACCTTTTTAAAAGCAACAAGTAAAGCAAAGGGAGCCATCATAGGAAGTGCATTTATATCTATGCTATCAAAAGAAGGTTTACAAGGTATTCCTTCGTTTGTAAAGCAATTCAAATAA
- the trpD gene encoding anthranilate phosphoribosyltransferase codes for MKNILNRLINHEQLTKDEAKQVLVAISEGQFNQSQIASFLTVFMMRSVTLEELEGFRDALLDLCISVPLDEYNTIDLCGTGGDSKNTFNISTLSSFITAGAGVLVTKHGNYGVSSISGSSNVMEQLGIKFSNNTDFLKRSLDEAGICILHAPLFHPAMKQVAPIRRDLAVKTFFNMLGPMVNPAFPKNQLVGVFNLELARLYGYIYQKSSKKYAVLHAMDGYDEISLTGPVKVISNTSEKMMQPKDFGFQTLKETDLYGGDSVVSSAEIFKNIISGNGTEAQNNVVCANAGMAISVVKQCSIDSGIEQAKEALHSKKALQVLKKLQKISAAS; via the coding sequence ATGAAAAATATTCTCAATAGGCTCATAAATCATGAGCAACTCACTAAGGACGAGGCTAAACAAGTATTAGTAGCCATTAGTGAAGGACAATTCAATCAAAGTCAAATTGCATCATTTTTAACCGTGTTTATGATGCGAAGCGTCACGCTAGAAGAACTTGAAGGTTTTAGAGACGCTCTACTAGATTTATGCATTTCAGTGCCACTAGATGAGTACAACACTATCGATCTGTGTGGCACAGGCGGTGACAGCAAAAACACATTTAATATATCAACATTATCATCATTCATTACTGCCGGTGCAGGAGTTTTGGTCACAAAACACGGCAACTACGGCGTTTCTTCCATAAGCGGAAGTAGTAATGTGATGGAACAACTGGGCATCAAGTTTAGTAACAATACTGATTTTTTAAAACGAAGCTTGGATGAAGCCGGAATTTGTATTTTACATGCCCCCTTATTTCATCCGGCAATGAAACAAGTGGCTCCTATACGAAGAGACTTAGCAGTAAAAACTTTTTTTAATATGCTAGGACCTATGGTAAATCCAGCATTTCCAAAAAATCAATTAGTTGGTGTTTTTAATTTAGAATTAGCACGACTATACGGCTATATATATCAAAAAAGCTCCAAAAAGTATGCGGTTTTACACGCTATGGATGGATATGATGAAATTTCATTAACCGGTCCTGTAAAGGTTATCTCAAATACTTCAGAAAAAATGATGCAACCAAAAGATTTTGGATTTCAAACCCTTAAAGAAACCGATCTTTACGGAGGTGATTCGGTTGTCTCTTCTGCTGAAATTTTTAAGAATATTATTTCAGGAAACGGGACTGAAGCACAAAATAATGTGGTGTGTGCCAATGCTGGAATGGCAATTTCGGTAGTAAAACAATGTAGTATTGACTCTGGTATTGAACAAGCTAAGGAAGCTTTACATTCAAAAAAGGCTTTACAAGTATTGAAAAAACTTCAAAAAATAAGCGCTGCATCATGA
- a CDS encoding phosphatidylserine decarboxylase family protein produces the protein MFHKEGHKIILITLSLCIVLSLIADYFVENSIIKGGIIISLIILLVLILQFFRNPKRAFSLNEDHVLSPVDGKVVVIEEVFEKEYYNEKRLQVSVFMSPINVHVTRYPVGGDVVYSKYHPGKFLVAWHPKSSEENERTTVVVRSKKFGDVLHRQIAGALAKRIVNYAEEGQTATQADDSGFIKFGSRVDVFLPLDANITVSLNQKVKGGITILAS, from the coding sequence ATGTTTCATAAAGAAGGTCATAAAATTATACTCATTACACTTTCACTTTGTATTGTGCTTAGTCTTATAGCAGATTATTTTGTGGAAAACTCTATAATTAAAGGAGGTATCATCATCTCTTTAATTATTCTTTTAGTACTAATACTTCAGTTTTTTAGAAATCCTAAAAGAGCTTTCAGCCTTAATGAAGATCACGTATTATCTCCTGTTGACGGAAAAGTGGTTGTAATTGAAGAGGTTTTTGAAAAAGAATACTATAATGAAAAAAGGCTTCAGGTTTCAGTATTTATGTCGCCTATCAATGTGCACGTAACTCGTTATCCTGTAGGAGGAGATGTAGTTTATAGTAAATACCATCCCGGTAAATTTTTGGTAGCTTGGCATCCAAAATCTTCTGAAGAAAATGAACGCACCACTGTTGTGGTTCGGTCAAAAAAATTTGGTGACGTGCTTCATCGTCAAATTGCCGGTGCTTTGGCAAAACGCATTGTTAATTATGCTGAAGAAGGCCAAACTGCAACTCAAGCAGATGATAGTGGTTTTATAAAATTTGGCTCTCGTGTAGATGTTTTTTTACCTTTGGATGCAAACATTACTGTTTCGCTTAATCAAAAAGTTAAAGGAGGTATTACCATATTGGCATCATAA
- the trpC gene encoding indole-3-glycerol phosphate synthase TrpC: MTILDHIIQNKIKEVEAKKALFPISILETSLGFERTGASLARALQNSKSGIIAEHKRRSPSKSVINDQVLLPEVVLGYESAGVCGISVLTDTNYFGGSLDDLSLARKCVATPLLRKEFIIDTYQIFEAKAYGADAILLIAAALSDSQLKTFSETAKQLGLEVLLEVHNKEELDRSLLPSVDMLGVNNRNLKTFQVSTDISKELSEKIPDDFVKISESGISDRDTIHTLQTYGYKGFLIGETFMKTKNPGASAKKFIDRL; this comes from the coding sequence ATGACCATTTTAGACCATATTATTCAGAATAAAATAAAAGAGGTTGAAGCAAAAAAAGCATTGTTTCCTATTTCAATATTGGAAACCTCTTTAGGATTTGAAAGAACGGGAGCATCACTCGCTAGGGCATTACAAAATTCAAAAAGTGGCATTATTGCAGAGCACAAAAGAAGGTCGCCCAGTAAGTCGGTTATAAACGACCAAGTCCTTTTACCCGAAGTAGTTTTGGGGTATGAATCTGCGGGAGTTTGTGGTATTTCAGTATTGACAGATACCAACTATTTTGGCGGTTCACTTGATGACTTATCTTTAGCCAGAAAATGCGTAGCTACCCCTTTATTACGAAAAGAATTTATCATAGATACGTATCAAATTTTTGAAGCAAAAGCTTACGGCGCTGATGCTATTCTATTAATTGCTGCCGCATTGAGCGATAGTCAATTAAAAACCTTTTCAGAAACTGCTAAGCAATTAGGACTAGAGGTGCTGCTTGAAGTTCATAACAAAGAAGAGCTTGACAGGTCACTATTGCCTTCTGTTGATATGCTAGGAGTAAATAACCGAAATTTAAAAACGTTTCAGGTTTCTACAGATATCAGTAAAGAGCTTTCAGAAAAAATTCCTGATGATTTTGTAAAAATTTCAGAAAGTGGTATTAGCGATAGAGATACAATTCATACGCTACAAACCTATGGGTACAAAGGTTTTTTAATTGGCGAAACTTTTATGAAAACTAAAAACCCGGGAGCCAGTGCTAAAAAATTTATCGATCGATTGTAA
- the trpB gene encoding tryptophan synthase subunit beta, whose product MSYHVNERGYYGDFGGAYIPEMLYPNVEELRQQHLAVMQEESFQSEFKQLLKDYVGRPTPLYFAERLSSKYNTKIYLKREDLCHTGAHKVNNTIGQILLAKRLGKNRIIAETGAGQHGVATATVCALMGIKCIVYMGAIDIERQAPNVARMKMLGATVIPATSGSKTLKDATNEAIRDWINNPTDTHYIIGSVVGPHPYPDMVARFQSVISEEIKTQLLEKEGTENPNYIIACVGGGSNAAGAYYHYLDTEDVGIIAVEAAGKGINSGESAATSALGKTGIIHGSKTLLMQTTDGQITEPYSISAGLDYPGVGPMHAHLFTSGRGEFISITDSEAMEAGLELSKLEGIIPAIETSHALAVFKHKNFKKDAITVINLSGRGDKDLNTYIDYFNL is encoded by the coding sequence ATGAGTTATCACGTAAACGAGCGAGGCTATTATGGTGATTTTGGCGGGGCCTACATTCCTGAAATGCTTTATCCCAACGTAGAAGAATTGCGTCAACAACATCTAGCTGTGATGCAGGAAGAAAGTTTTCAGTCAGAATTTAAGCAACTTTTAAAGGACTATGTGGGCAGACCCACACCTTTATATTTCGCTGAGCGTCTTTCTTCTAAGTATAATACCAAAATTTATTTAAAACGAGAAGACTTATGTCATACTGGCGCACACAAAGTTAACAATACCATTGGGCAAATTTTATTAGCTAAGCGTTTGGGGAAAAACCGAATCATTGCTGAAACCGGTGCCGGCCAACACGGAGTGGCAACAGCAACAGTTTGTGCCCTCATGGGGATAAAATGTATAGTGTATATGGGTGCAATTGATATTGAACGACAAGCGCCCAATGTAGCACGTATGAAAATGCTCGGTGCAACTGTTATACCTGCCACTAGCGGTAGCAAAACATTAAAAGACGCTACTAATGAAGCTATTCGGGATTGGATTAACAATCCAACTGACACACATTACATAATTGGTAGCGTTGTAGGCCCTCATCCTTATCCAGATATGGTAGCACGGTTTCAAAGTGTAATTTCTGAAGAAATAAAAACGCAATTATTAGAAAAAGAAGGGACTGAAAATCCAAATTACATTATTGCCTGTGTGGGTGGTGGAAGTAATGCTGCAGGAGCTTACTACCACTATCTCGATACTGAAGATGTAGGCATTATTGCTGTGGAAGCTGCTGGCAAAGGCATTAATAGTGGTGAGAGTGCTGCTACTTCAGCATTAGGAAAAACCGGTATTATTCACGGAAGCAAAACATTACTTATGCAAACTACAGACGGTCAAATTACCGAACCTTACTCAATATCTGCAGGATTGGATTATCCAGGAGTTGGCCCCATGCACGCACATTTATTTACTAGCGGCCGTGGTGAATTTATATCTATCACCGATAGTGAAGCTATGGAAGCTGGACTAGAGTTAAGCAAACTAGAAGGGATTATTCCTGCTATAGAAACTAGTCACGCACTAGCTGTTTTTAAACATAAAAACTTTAAAAAAGATGCGATTACAGTTATCAACTTAAGTGGTCGCGGCGATAAAGATTTAAATACTTACATAGATTATTTCAACTTATAA
- a CDS encoding phosphoribosylanthranilate isomerase: protein MKANTQEVAALQPEYLGFIFYKKSPRHFDGNIPSIPSQIKKVGVFVNASISEIVKTVKKHKLDVIQLHGDESASFCQSLSNLKDIECDIWKVFGIKDSFDFSVLTAYEPHVSALLFDTKGANKGGNGYTFDWSILKGYTSTKPFVLSGGIGITEINQLSEILSTTLPIIAIDVNSKFEEQPGLKNTIRLQQFINELNIIQSKL from the coding sequence ATGAAAGCCAACACACAAGAGGTTGCTGCATTACAACCCGAGTATCTGGGATTTATTTTTTATAAAAAATCTCCTAGGCATTTTGATGGAAATATACCTTCAATACCTTCACAAATTAAAAAGGTAGGAGTTTTTGTTAATGCTTCTATTTCTGAAATCGTAAAAACAGTAAAAAAACACAAACTGGATGTCATTCAATTACACGGCGATGAATCGGCTTCATTTTGTCAAAGTTTATCAAATTTAAAAGACATTGAATGTGACATTTGGAAAGTATTTGGCATTAAAGATTCTTTTGATTTTTCAGTTCTTACAGCTTATGAACCTCATGTTTCAGCCCTTTTATTTGATACAAAAGGGGCAAATAAAGGTGGCAATGGCTATACATTTGACTGGAGCATCTTAAAAGGGTATACTTCAACAAAACCTTTTGTTTTAAGTGGCGGAATTGGAATAACAGAAATAAACCAACTTTCTGAAATACTTTCTACTACATTACCAATTATTGCAATTGATGTAAATAGTAAATTTGAAGAACAACCCGGATTAAAAAATACAATTAGATTACAACAGTTTATAAACGAACTGAATATAATACAATCAAAATTATGA
- the folE gene encoding GTP cyclohydrolase I FolE, producing MDLEKQLKDIEAMGDDHISSSTETPLRPDAFELSDIEKIERIKKDVYNIMDTLGLDLTDDSLKGTPNRVAKMFVQEIFGGLHPDRKPKASTFDNKYKYGEMLVEKNITLYSTCEHHLLPIVGKAHIAYISNGTVVGLSKMNRIVDYYAKRPQVQERLTMQIVRELQQVLNTDDVACVIDAKHLCVNSRGIRDIDSSTVTSEFGGKFKDAETRRDFLDYIKLDTEF from the coding sequence ATGGATTTAGAAAAACAGCTGAAAGATATAGAAGCTATGGGTGATGACCACATATCGAGTTCTACAGAAACTCCTTTGCGCCCTGATGCTTTTGAGCTTAGTGATATTGAAAAAATTGAACGTATCAAAAAAGACGTTTACAATATAATGGATACGCTTGGGCTAGATTTAACCGATGACAGCTTAAAAGGAACCCCAAACCGCGTTGCAAAAATGTTTGTTCAAGAAATATTTGGTGGTTTACATCCCGACAGAAAACCAAAAGCTTCCACCTTTGACAATAAATATAAATATGGTGAAATGTTGGTTGAAAAAAACATCACCTTATACTCTACTTGTGAACATCATTTACTTCCTATAGTAGGGAAAGCGCACATTGCTTACATCTCAAACGGAACTGTTGTTGGTCTTTCAAAAATGAATCGTATTGTAGATTATTATGCAAAACGACCACAAGTACAAGAACGTCTTACCATGCAAATAGTACGAGAATTACAACAAGTATTAAATACAGATGATGTTGCTTGTGTTATAGATGCAAAACACTTGTGTGTCAACTCTAGAGGAATTAGAGATATTGACAGTAGTACAGTAACTAGTGAGTTTGGCGGAAAATTTAAAGATGCTGAAACGCGTCGCGATTTTCTTGACTATATAAAACTAGATACCGAATTTTAA
- a CDS encoding DUF1573 domain-containing protein yields the protein MKKLILVALVTLIGFTANAQAKFEFKSETIDYGEIAKGSDGIRVFEFTNVGDQPLEISDVKSSCGCTVPKKPDGAIAPGETGTIQVKYDTKRVGPIRKTVTVYSNADEPVKALKIKGTVLSDNKSVLEKTK from the coding sequence ATGAAAAAATTAATTTTAGTTGCATTAGTAACCCTTATTGGCTTTACTGCTAATGCTCAAGCAAAATTTGAATTTAAGTCTGAAACTATAGACTACGGAGAAATCGCTAAAGGAAGTGATGGTATTCGTGTTTTTGAATTTACCAATGTTGGCGATCAGCCTTTAGAAATTAGTGACGTTAAATCAAGCTGCGGCTGTACCGTACCTAAAAAACCTGATGGCGCTATTGCTCCCGGAGAAACCGGAACTATTCAAGTAAAATATGACACCAAGCGTGTAGGACCTATACGAAAGACTGTTACTGTTTATTCAAATGCAGATGAGCCAGTTAAAGCCTTAAAAATTAAAGGTACTGTTCTTTCAGACAACAAAAGCGTCTTAGAAAAAACAAAGTAA